A region from the Mycolicibacterium phlei genome encodes:
- a CDS encoding [protein-PII] uridylyltransferase, with amino-acid sequence MIEKRETAAGASRKEAPAAAAYRPATDLAVACEKLLSGTARQLDSASLRRALQDLHEFWLTTKASEIGITPTSGFAIVATGGLGRGELVPHSDLDLTLLHDNLPQETVSKVAEALWYPLWDANIRIDHSVRTVPEALKVAGEDISAGLAMLEARHIAGDSDLSSLLIGGARRQWRTGIASRFDELVEHTRARWERSGEIAHRAEPDLKCGRGGLRDVQLLNALAIAQLTDVYPNRSSASPIGSLGDAHMALLNVRTELHRVAGRGRDLLLAQHADEIGAALHIGDRFDLARMLSDAARTISFYVDAGIRTAANALPRRGFAALRRPARRPLDEGVIEFAGEVVLARDARPERDPGLILRVAAASATTGLPMSGSTLARLAESAPELRTPWPAEALKDLLVMLAAGPSAVATIEALDRTGLWGRLFPEWGAVRDLPPRDVVHIWTVDRHLVETVSKASAFTTQVSRPDLLLLGALCHDIGKGRGGDHSVIGAELATQIGTRLGLWPSDIETLSKMVRHHLLLPHTAVRRDLQDPATIASVVETLDGDPVLLELLAVLAQADSLATGPGVWGDWKATLIGDLVRRCKLVMAGEELPKPDPIDPRYLSLAAQVDVHVEMTQTDSPHIYNVTLIAPDRRGLLSKAAGVLALHSLRVHSASVNSHEGSAINTFVVSPRFGTPPAAELLRQQLLLALDGDLDVLEALDRRERDAAEHGTTRAGEIPAAVPINQVTAAPVILWSDGARPGELVVQIRSTDRTGLLARLTAVFERDGVDIVWAKVTTLGSSVVDLFGIRADASIRADLERDLYAVLPAPPPKKPAAEAS; translated from the coding sequence ATGATCGAGAAACGCGAAACCGCCGCCGGAGCCTCCCGCAAGGAGGCCCCGGCGGCGGCCGCGTACCGGCCGGCCACCGACCTCGCCGTCGCCTGTGAGAAGTTGCTCTCAGGCACTGCGCGCCAACTGGATTCGGCCTCTCTGCGCCGGGCTCTGCAGGATCTGCACGAGTTCTGGCTCACCACCAAGGCTTCGGAAATCGGGATCACGCCCACCAGTGGCTTCGCGATCGTCGCGACCGGCGGACTGGGCCGCGGCGAACTGGTCCCGCACTCCGACCTCGATCTCACGCTGCTGCACGACAACCTGCCCCAGGAGACCGTCAGCAAGGTCGCCGAGGCGCTCTGGTACCCGTTGTGGGACGCCAACATTCGCATCGACCACAGCGTGCGAACGGTGCCCGAGGCGCTGAAGGTCGCGGGGGAGGACATCTCCGCCGGACTGGCCATGCTCGAAGCGCGGCACATCGCAGGCGACTCCGACCTGTCCTCGCTGCTGATCGGCGGTGCCCGCAGGCAGTGGCGCACCGGAATCGCCTCGCGCTTCGACGAACTGGTCGAGCACACCCGGGCGCGCTGGGAGCGCAGCGGCGAGATCGCCCACCGCGCCGAACCGGACCTCAAATGCGGCCGCGGCGGCCTGCGCGACGTGCAGCTGCTCAACGCGCTGGCGATCGCGCAGCTGACCGACGTGTACCCGAACCGCTCGTCGGCCTCGCCGATCGGCTCGCTCGGCGACGCGCACATGGCGCTGCTCAACGTGCGCACCGAACTGCACCGGGTCGCCGGGCGTGGCCGCGATCTGCTGCTGGCCCAGCACGCCGACGAGATCGGCGCCGCCCTGCATATCGGCGACCGGTTCGACCTCGCGCGCATGCTCTCCGATGCGGCGCGCACCATCAGCTTCTACGTCGACGCCGGAATCCGCACCGCGGCCAACGCGTTGCCGCGCCGCGGTTTCGCGGCTCTGCGCCGCCCGGCGCGCCGACCGCTCGACGAGGGGGTCATCGAGTTCGCCGGCGAGGTCGTGCTGGCCCGCGACGCCAGGCCCGAACGCGATCCCGGCCTGATCCTGCGGGTGGCGGCGGCCTCGGCGACCACCGGCCTGCCGATGTCCGGCTCCACGCTGGCGCGGCTGGCCGAGTCCGCGCCGGAGCTGCGGACGCCCTGGCCGGCCGAGGCGCTCAAGGATCTGCTGGTGATGCTTGCCGCCGGCCCGTCGGCGGTGGCCACCATCGAGGCGCTGGACCGCACCGGGCTGTGGGGCCGGTTGTTCCCGGAGTGGGGTGCGGTGCGCGACCTGCCGCCGCGCGACGTCGTGCACATCTGGACCGTCGACCGGCACCTCGTCGAAACCGTCTCGAAGGCAAGCGCTTTCACCACCCAGGTGTCGCGCCCGGACCTGCTGCTGCTCGGTGCGCTGTGCCACGACATCGGCAAGGGCCGCGGCGGCGACCACAGCGTCATCGGCGCGGAACTGGCCACCCAGATCGGCACCCGGCTGGGGCTGTGGCCGTCGGATATCGAGACGCTGTCGAAGATGGTGCGCCACCACCTGCTGCTGCCGCACACCGCCGTTCGGCGCGATCTACAGGACCCGGCCACCATCGCGTCGGTGGTGGAGACCCTCGACGGCGACCCGGTACTGCTGGAACTGCTCGCGGTGCTCGCCCAGGCCGACTCGCTGGCCACCGGGCCCGGGGTGTGGGGCGACTGGAAGGCCACCCTGATCGGCGACCTGGTCCGCCGCTGCAAGCTGGTGATGGCCGGTGAGGAGCTGCCGAAGCCCGATCCCATCGATCCCCGCTACCTCTCGCTGGCCGCGCAGGTCGACGTGCACGTCGAGATGACCCAGACCGACAGCCCGCACATCTACAACGTCACGCTGATCGCCCCGGACCGCCGCGGTCTGCTGTCGAAGGCGGCCGGTGTGCTGGCGCTGCACTCGCTGCGGGTGCACTCGGCGTCGGTCAACAGCCACGAGGGCTCGGCGATCAACACGTTCGTCGTCTCGCCGCGGTTCGGCACCCCGCCGGCCGCCGAGCTGCTGCGCCAGCAGCTGCTGCTGGCCCTCGACGGCGACCTCGACGTGCTCGAGGCCCTGGACCGCCGCGAACGCGACGCCGCCGAGCACGGCACCACCCGCGCGGGCGAGATTCCGGCGGCGGTGCCGATCAACCAGGTCACCGCCGCGCCGGTGATCCTGTGGTCCGACGGCGCCCGGCCGGGTGAGCTCGTCGTGCAGATCCGCAGCACCGACCGCACCGGCCTGCTGGCGCGGCTGACCGCGGTGTTCGAACGCGACGGCGTCGACATCGTCTGGGCCAAGGTGACCACGCTGGGCTCCTCGGTGGTCGACCTGTTCGGCATCCGCGCCGACGCCTCGATCCGCGCCGACCTGGAACGCGACCTCTACGCGGTGCTGCCCGCCCCGCCGCCCAAGAAACCGGCCGCCGAGGCCAGCTGA
- the ffh gene encoding signal recognition particle protein — protein MFESLSDRLTGALQGLRGKGRLTDADIDATTREIRLALLEADVSLPVVRAFVNRIKERARGAEVSAALNPAQQVVKIVNEELIEILGGETRSLRFAKNPPTVIMLAGLQGSGKTTLAGKLAKWLRGQGHTPLLVACDLQRPGAVNQLQIVGERAGVAVFAPHPGVSAEGAPDDAPGDPVAVAAAGLAEAKAKLYDVVIVDTAGRLGIDDELMSQAAAIRDAVNPDEVLFVLDAMIGQDAVTTAEAFREGVGFTGVVLTKLDGDARGGAALSVREITGVPILFASAGEKLDDFDVFHPDRMASRILGMGDVLTLIEQAEQVFDAQKAEEAAHKIGSGELTLEDFLEQMQAIRKMGPIGNLLGMLPGAGQMKDALAAVDDKQLDRIQAIIRGMTPEERADPKIINGSRRLRIANGSGVTVAEVNQLVERFFEARKMMSQMAGQMGMPFGRKNSRKAGKNKKKGKKGKGGPTPPKVRNPLGAMGGLPAGFPDLSNMPKGLDELPPGLADIDLSKLKFPGQK, from the coding sequence GTGTTTGAATCCCTGTCCGACCGGTTGACCGGAGCCCTGCAGGGGCTGCGCGGTAAAGGCCGGCTGACCGACGCCGACATCGACGCCACGACCAGGGAGATCCGGCTGGCGCTGCTGGAAGCCGACGTGTCGCTGCCCGTGGTGCGTGCGTTCGTCAACCGCATCAAGGAGCGGGCCCGCGGCGCCGAGGTCTCCGCGGCGCTGAACCCGGCCCAGCAGGTCGTCAAGATCGTCAACGAGGAACTCATCGAGATCCTGGGCGGTGAGACCCGCTCGCTGCGGTTCGCGAAGAACCCGCCGACGGTGATCATGCTGGCGGGCCTGCAGGGTTCGGGTAAGACGACGCTGGCCGGCAAGCTGGCTAAATGGCTTCGCGGGCAAGGGCATACGCCGCTGCTGGTGGCCTGCGACCTGCAGCGCCCCGGCGCGGTGAACCAGCTGCAGATCGTCGGCGAGCGCGCCGGTGTCGCGGTGTTCGCGCCGCATCCCGGCGTGTCGGCCGAGGGCGCGCCCGACGACGCCCCCGGTGACCCGGTCGCCGTGGCCGCGGCGGGCCTGGCCGAGGCGAAGGCCAAGCTGTACGACGTCGTCATCGTCGACACCGCGGGCCGCCTGGGCATCGACGACGAGCTGATGAGCCAGGCCGCCGCCATCCGCGACGCGGTCAATCCCGACGAAGTGCTGTTCGTGCTCGACGCGATGATCGGCCAGGACGCGGTCACCACCGCCGAGGCGTTCCGCGAGGGTGTCGGCTTCACCGGCGTCGTGCTGACCAAGCTGGACGGCGACGCCCGCGGTGGTGCGGCGCTGTCGGTGCGCGAGATCACCGGCGTGCCGATCCTGTTCGCGTCCGCCGGTGAGAAGCTCGACGACTTCGACGTCTTCCACCCGGACCGGATGGCCAGCCGGATCCTCGGCATGGGCGACGTGCTGACGCTGATCGAGCAGGCCGAACAGGTCTTCGACGCGCAGAAGGCCGAGGAGGCCGCCCACAAGATCGGCAGCGGTGAGCTGACGCTGGAGGACTTCCTCGAGCAGATGCAGGCCATCCGCAAGATGGGGCCGATCGGCAACCTGCTGGGCATGCTGCCCGGCGCGGGCCAGATGAAGGATGCGCTGGCCGCCGTCGACGACAAGCAGCTCGACCGGATCCAGGCGATCATCCGGGGCATGACGCCCGAGGAGCGGGCCGATCCGAAGATCATCAACGGCTCGCGCCGTCTGCGCATCGCCAACGGTTCCGGCGTCACGGTCGCGGAGGTCAACCAGCTCGTCGAGCGGTTCTTCGAGGCCCGCAAGATGATGTCGCAGATGGCAGGCCAGATGGGAATGCCGTTCGGCCGCAAGAACTCCCGCAAGGCCGGAAAGAACAAGAAGAAGGGCAAGAAGGGCAAGGGCGGCCCGACGCCGCCGAAGGTGCGCAACCCGCTCGGTGCGATGGGCGGGCTGCCGGCGGGCTTCCCGGACCTGTCGAACATGCCCAAGGGTCTCGATGAGCTGCCGCCCGGGCTGGCCGACATCGACCTGTCGAAGCTGAAGTTCCCGGGTCAGAAGTAG
- a CDS encoding metal-dependent hydrolase family protein, with amino-acid sequence MRLHVRGRGLPDGEPVEWWIVDGVLRAEPVSGAETVFGADGYGGWVLPGLVDAHCHVGLGEHGVLDNLDDCVAQAEVERDAGALLLRDAGSPIDTRALADRDDLPEIIRAGRHLARPKRYSRGFALELEDESKLPEAVAEQARFGDGWVKLVGDWIDREVGDLAPLWSDDVLKAAIDAAHAEGARVTAHVFSEDALPGLIKAGIDCIEHGTGLTDDTIDLMVEHGTALVPTLINIANFPGIADGAGKFPRYAQHMRDLHEKCPARIAAAREAGVPIYAGTDAGSMVAHGRIADEIDALKGIGMSPTEALGAASWAAREWLGRPALVDGAPADLVCFSEDPRLGAAVVKNPDAVILRGRVYT; translated from the coding sequence GTGAGGCTTCACGTTCGCGGTCGGGGGTTGCCCGACGGGGAGCCGGTGGAGTGGTGGATCGTCGACGGCGTGCTGCGCGCCGAGCCGGTCAGCGGTGCGGAGACGGTGTTCGGTGCTGACGGGTATGGGGGCTGGGTGCTGCCCGGTCTGGTCGACGCGCACTGCCACGTCGGGTTGGGGGAGCACGGTGTGCTGGACAACCTCGACGACTGCGTCGCTCAGGCCGAGGTGGAGCGCGACGCCGGGGCGCTGCTGCTGCGCGACGCCGGCTCGCCGATCGACACCCGCGCGCTGGCCGACCGTGACGACCTGCCCGAGATCATCCGCGCCGGGCGTCATCTGGCCCGGCCGAAGCGCTACTCGCGCGGGTTCGCGCTGGAGTTGGAGGACGAGTCGAAGCTGCCGGAGGCGGTGGCCGAGCAGGCCCGGTTCGGCGACGGGTGGGTCAAGCTCGTCGGCGACTGGATCGACCGCGAGGTGGGGGACCTGGCGCCGCTGTGGTCCGACGACGTGCTCAAGGCCGCGATCGACGCCGCCCACGCCGAGGGCGCCCGGGTCACCGCGCACGTGTTCAGCGAGGACGCGCTGCCGGGGCTGATCAAGGCCGGGATCGACTGCATCGAGCACGGCACCGGGCTGACCGACGACACCATCGACCTGATGGTCGAGCACGGCACGGCGCTGGTGCCGACGTTGATCAACATCGCGAACTTCCCGGGCATCGCCGACGGGGCGGGCAAGTTCCCGCGGTACGCCCAGCACATGCGGGATCTGCACGAGAAGTGCCCGGCGCGGATCGCCGCCGCCCGGGAGGCCGGGGTGCCGATCTACGCGGGCACCGACGCGGGCAGCATGGTCGCGCACGGGCGAATCGCCGACGAGATCGACGCGCTCAAGGGCATCGGGATGAGTCCCACCGAGGCGCTGGGCGCGGCCAGTTGGGCGGCGCGGGAGTGGCTGGGCCGGCCTGCGCTGGTCGACGGCGCCCCGGCGGACCTGGTGTGCTTCTCGGAGGATCCCCGGCTGGGCGCCGCGGTGGTGAAGAACCCCGACGCGGTGATCCTGCGCGGTCGCGTCTACACGTAA
- a CDS encoding IS110 family transposase produces the protein MVVIGTDVHKRSHTFVVVDEVGRKLAQKTVPATSAGHLQVIRWVRERFGAEVVWGIEDCRNLSARLETDLLGAGQRVVRVAPKLMAQARAGGRTRGKSDPIDALAVARAVLRHPDLPIAAHDQASRDLKLLVDRREDLVAMRTATINRLRQRIHELDPAVEAGLSSLHRAGVCARLADWLAGQPGVLAEIAREELADIIGLNERITELAERIGQRVQALAPNLLALPGCGELTAAKIVAETAGVHRFRSEAAFSCHNGTAPIPVWSGSTSGRVRLNRSGNRQLNAALHRIAITQLRLPDSDGARYYRRRLTEGKTPKEALRCLKRQLSRVVYTRLHLDHATHNPHQAAA, from the coding sequence ATGGTGGTCATCGGAACCGATGTGCACAAGCGCAGCCACACCTTTGTCGTTGTTGACGAGGTCGGCCGCAAACTCGCCCAGAAAACCGTGCCTGCTACGAGCGCGGGTCATCTGCAGGTGATCCGGTGGGTTCGTGAGCGGTTCGGCGCCGAGGTGGTGTGGGGGATCGAGGATTGCCGCAACCTGTCCGCGCGGCTGGAGACCGATCTGCTGGGCGCCGGTCAGCGTGTGGTGCGGGTGGCTCCCAAGTTGATGGCGCAGGCCCGCGCCGGTGGGCGCACTCGCGGTAAGTCCGATCCCATTGATGCGTTGGCGGTGGCCCGGGCGGTGTTGCGGCATCCGGATCTGCCGATCGCCGCCCACGATCAGGCCTCCCGTGATCTGAAACTGCTGGTGGATCGCCGTGAGGACCTGGTGGCGATGCGTACGGCCACCATCAACCGGTTGCGTCAACGCATCCACGAACTCGACCCCGCTGTGGAGGCCGGTCTGAGCTCGCTGCACCGCGCCGGTGTGTGTGCCCGGCTGGCCGATTGGCTGGCCGGCCAGCCCGGGGTGCTTGCCGAGATCGCCCGCGAGGAACTGGCCGACATCATCGGACTCAACGAACGCATTACGGAGTTGGCTGAACGCATCGGTCAGCGCGTACAGGCGCTGGCGCCGAATTTGTTGGCCCTGCCCGGCTGTGGGGAACTGACCGCCGCCAAGATCGTCGCCGAGACCGCCGGAGTGCACCGCTTCCGCAGTGAGGCGGCGTTTTCCTGCCATAACGGCACCGCCCCGATCCCGGTGTGGTCAGGCAGCACCAGCGGCCGGGTCCGGCTCAACCGCAGCGGTAACCGACAACTCAACGCCGCCCTGCACCGCATCGCGATCACCCAACTACGACTGCCCGACAGCGACGGAGCCCGCTACTACCGACGCCGCCTCACCGAAGGCAAAACCCCCAAAGAAGCCCTACGCTGCCTCAAACGCCAACTCTCACGCGTCGTCTACACCCGCCTACACCTCGACCACGCCACCCACAACCCCCACCAAGCCGCAGCTTGA
- a CDS encoding D-alanyl-D-alanine carboxypeptidase family protein, with amino-acid sequence MRRLLAALAIALTCAMTLATGFAAPATAQPGGATSGALSLPDGPAQSWLLADLDTGRILASRNPYEPHPPASTIKALLAMVVLDQLPLNAVIVARPAAADVECSCAGVKAGRPYTVRQLLDGLMLVSGNDAANVLADGLGGYRVAVAKMNAKAAALGARSTRVSSPSGLDGPGMESFTTANDLAVIYRNALQYPAFAAIVRQPSSLFPTDDGPKTIVNQNQLLKRYPGTLVGKTGYTNLARDTFVAAAQRNGRRLVVAQLYGNGDLYSQAIQLFDWGFAQS; translated from the coding sequence ATGCGACGCTTGTTGGCCGCGTTGGCCATCGCGCTGACCTGCGCAATGACCCTGGCCACCGGCTTCGCCGCGCCGGCCACCGCCCAACCGGGCGGTGCGACCTCCGGTGCGCTGTCCCTGCCGGACGGGCCCGCTCAGTCGTGGCTGCTCGCCGACCTCGACACCGGCCGAATCCTGGCCTCCCGCAACCCGTATGAGCCGCACCCGCCGGCCAGCACGATCAAGGCGCTGCTGGCGATGGTCGTGCTCGACCAGTTGCCGCTCAACGCGGTGATCGTGGCCCGTCCGGCCGCCGCCGACGTCGAATGTTCCTGTGCCGGAGTGAAAGCCGGGCGACCGTACACGGTGCGCCAACTGCTCGACGGGCTGATGCTGGTGTCGGGCAACGACGCGGCCAACGTGCTCGCCGACGGTCTCGGCGGGTATCGCGTCGCGGTGGCCAAGATGAACGCCAAGGCGGCGGCGCTGGGGGCACGCAGCACGCGGGTGTCGTCGCCGTCGGGTCTCGACGGGCCCGGCATGGAGTCCTTCACCACCGCCAACGATCTCGCGGTGATCTACCGGAATGCGTTGCAGTATCCGGCTTTTGCCGCGATCGTGCGCCAGCCGTCGTCGCTGTTCCCCACCGACGACGGGCCGAAGACGATCGTCAACCAGAACCAGCTGCTCAAGCGGTATCCGGGCACGCTGGTCGGCAAGACCGGCTACACGAACCTGGCCCGCGACACGTTCGTCGCCGCCGCGCAGCGCAACGGCAGGCGGCTGGTCGTCGCGCAGCTGTACGGCAACGGCGACCTCTACAGTCAGGCGATCCAGCTGTTCGACTGGGGCTTCGCCCAGAGCTAG
- a CDS encoding D-alanyl-D-alanine carboxypeptidase family protein encodes MRRTAIVLAALVACVLALVAPPAGAEPVAQPGGILTPPEGPAEAWIIADMDTGEVLAGRNEYGQYAPASTIKVLLALTVLDELPLDATIVANEADTKVECNCAGVTPGMTYTTRQLLEAILLVSGNDAANTLATMLGGHDVAITKMNAKAALLGAYGTNVGSPSGLDGPGIAMWSSPHDLAVIFRAAMANPVFAQITAQPTAVFPTKTGDKVLVNQDELLKLYPGTLGGKTGFTDIARKTFVGAAQRNGRRLVIALMYGLDRPGQPTYWDQAIGLLDWGFAQPPGTSIGML; translated from the coding sequence ATGCGGAGAACTGCGATCGTCCTCGCCGCGTTGGTGGCCTGCGTTCTGGCGCTGGTCGCGCCGCCGGCCGGCGCCGAACCGGTGGCGCAGCCCGGCGGAATCCTGACGCCGCCGGAGGGGCCGGCCGAGGCCTGGATCATCGCCGACATGGACACCGGCGAGGTGCTGGCCGGGCGCAACGAGTACGGCCAGTACGCACCCGCCAGCACCATCAAGGTGCTGCTGGCGCTGACCGTGCTCGACGAGCTTCCGCTGGACGCCACGATCGTCGCCAACGAGGCCGACACCAAGGTCGAGTGCAACTGCGCGGGCGTCACCCCCGGGATGACCTACACCACGCGCCAGCTGCTGGAGGCGATCCTGCTGGTGTCGGGCAACGACGCGGCCAACACGCTGGCCACCATGCTCGGCGGTCACGACGTCGCGATCACCAAGATGAACGCCAAGGCGGCGCTGCTCGGCGCCTACGGCACCAATGTCGGCTCGCCGTCGGGTCTGGACGGCCCGGGCATCGCGATGTGGTCCTCCCCGCACGACCTGGCGGTGATCTTCCGCGCCGCGATGGCCAACCCGGTGTTCGCCCAGATCACCGCCCAGCCCACCGCGGTGTTCCCCACCAAGACCGGCGACAAGGTGCTGGTGAACCAGGACGAGCTGCTCAAGCTCTACCCGGGCACCCTCGGCGGCAAGACCGGGTTCACCGACATCGCCCGCAAGACGTTCGTCGGCGCAGCGCAGCGCAACGGCCGGCGGCTGGTCATCGCGTTGATGTACGGCCTGGACCGGCCCGGCCAGCCGACCTACTGGGATCAGGCGATCGGCCTGCTGGACTGGGGCTTCGCGCAGCCACCGGGCACCTCCATCGGGATGCTCTGA